A genomic region of Xanthocytophaga agilis contains the following coding sequences:
- a CDS encoding PAS domain-containing protein → MYIILLKYSPVYDCPGIPLSGKPSISKGHSVSQRNLSLRPSSRFDRSFTFYFFIMYSQAGLPESNADFTRLIQAEQILNTLPIGCYELNVQNQFIYINHQAEVFFSLTKEKMLQKNIWEVFPQLVPTPCFSAIQKALTQKEIFTCESVSLLNRPPVTLKATPSEQGVIVSFEETQETAYKQSKTRSGQHRLQIIQRLSRIGYFEHSVPEMSWYWSEELYRMHGMAPQSEWITQEKLLSLIDLSLIHPQDQSHFRQLLAEIHKPEFAEMQYRILQRNGEERVLHWQSELATATPEENIYYCGIVQDITQQKRAEAEQSQQSNLIRQIADAVPGTVSIYDLVTKRIVYKNRKQFTRLGYSEEELEQMDNMQWVNTIVHPDDVPLLRQLLDTVADSDTDKLQCLDYRIQHKDGTLEWRRIRAKPFKRDQSGKPLQYISLIHNTTIEKKAQQHLQENKDLLQSVFDSSSNGISVLKAVRNAEDAIIDFDYLLVNKTIENFHNRYDLAGKPYSSIHKGFQRTKFFSALKSVVDSGTLQKVELFTRQQRMHRWFSITAVRFEDGAVVSFEDITERKQAEQKLRAQYEQLSEAESIGRIGSFQYYTAHDKVIWSQQMYEIMGVDQGEEMNFEKAISFYTEESQTQLKQLSAKALQTKQGFEMEGILIRDNDQQLRHVLIRAQVMHSPLSGVTGLRGVVQDITQQIQKEQALAESRDLLQSVFDTNLMSMSVMKAIRDEGGNILDFRIQMANKELKRETGRTDLEGSLYAQAYPGIKQTGIFDLMLRVMETGKAEGMEYYYPYDGFTKWFSCMFVKLEDGVVATNLDITKRKQAEQRQAFVLNLTDALRSLTDTAQIMATVSESVGSHFKVSRCGYAQLPPPYDHLVVERDWTKGVMQNLQGIDPLSGFGDQILRECRSGKTIVVEDILEDLRTKEKEEGIKALGNIRSTLSVQLMKKGIWVASFYIQDMVKRIWRQDEVDLMEEIAELTWAAVERAKAEEALRESQKRFQSIANLVPDLLWDSEPDGSTNWYNQRWLEYTGQSLEQAIGWGWTDAIHPDDKEGSAQSYGEAVETGKPLQQEHRIRRYDGEYRWFVISALPLKDENGHVFKMYGAATDIHDRKQAEIQFKKQLTILQQSEQVASIGSWEYELTTEEFQWSEGMYRLFSLPLNSHIRPEVYLDYVSEQDYPMAEKVVEYIRSGKGPFEETLHFVINQRLVALKVKGVLMYDIWEKPIRVVGVDLDLSEIKRLEEENISIRVEQQNQLLLAILEAQEEERRRISESLHNGVGQILYATQLNLNLLTHLLAQPEYQNSSIQEALKSTESMLTQGITETRRVSHEMVPVLLKEYGLNYAIADICRRFQNSGIAFTCHSIEERLKPYQETAIFRIVQELVNNIVRHSKATRARIEVTKEQNNIYIEAQDDGKGMAESQTSTGIGMKSIRDRLALLRGTIEIESTPGKGTLIIICFPVH, encoded by the coding sequence TTGTATATAATCTTACTGAAATACAGCCCGGTGTATGATTGTCCAGGTATACCGCTCTCCGGTAAACCATCTATTTCGAAAGGTCATTCGGTCTCACAACGCAATCTGTCTCTCCGTCCTTCCTCTCGCTTTGACCGTTCCTTTACTTTTTACTTTTTTATTATGTATTCACAAGCTGGCCTTCCTGAAAGTAATGCGGATTTCACCCGTCTTATACAAGCCGAACAAATTCTCAACACCTTACCTATTGGGTGTTATGAGCTCAATGTGCAAAACCAATTTATCTATATAAATCATCAGGCGGAAGTTTTCTTTTCGCTTACCAAAGAAAAGATGCTGCAAAAAAACATATGGGAGGTATTCCCACAACTGGTACCAACTCCTTGTTTTTCAGCTATTCAAAAAGCCTTAACTCAGAAAGAAATATTTACCTGTGAGTCTGTTTCTCTTCTGAACAGACCACCCGTTACACTGAAGGCAACTCCCAGCGAACAGGGCGTTATCGTTTCTTTTGAAGAAACACAGGAAACAGCATACAAACAATCAAAAACTCGTAGCGGACAACATCGTTTGCAAATAATTCAACGTCTGAGCCGTATTGGGTATTTTGAACATTCTGTTCCAGAGATGTCCTGGTATTGGAGTGAAGAGTTATATCGCATGCATGGGATGGCTCCACAAAGTGAATGGATTACGCAGGAAAAACTTTTATCTCTGATTGATCTTTCACTGATTCACCCACAGGATCAATCACATTTTCGTCAACTGTTGGCGGAGATCCATAAACCTGAATTTGCCGAAATGCAGTACCGTATCCTTCAGCGTAATGGAGAAGAAAGAGTGTTGCACTGGCAAAGCGAACTGGCAACTGCTACGCCCGAAGAAAATATTTATTACTGTGGCATTGTGCAGGATATCACCCAGCAGAAAAGAGCCGAAGCAGAACAAAGTCAGCAATCTAACCTTATCCGGCAGATAGCAGATGCCGTACCCGGTACCGTTAGCATTTATGATCTGGTTACCAAACGTATTGTATACAAAAACCGGAAGCAGTTTACCCGTCTGGGATACTCCGAAGAAGAGCTTGAACAAATGGATAATATGCAATGGGTTAATACCATTGTGCATCCTGACGATGTACCTTTACTCAGACAGTTGTTAGATACAGTGGCTGATTCTGACACAGATAAACTACAATGCCTTGACTACCGCATTCAGCACAAAGATGGGACCCTTGAGTGGCGCAGGATCCGGGCCAAGCCCTTCAAACGGGATCAATCCGGAAAGCCACTCCAATACATCAGCCTGATTCATAATACTACTATCGAAAAAAAGGCACAGCAACACCTACAGGAAAACAAAGATCTGCTCCAGTCTGTCTTTGATTCTTCCAGCAATGGCATCAGTGTGCTAAAGGCAGTACGGAATGCGGAAGATGCCATCATAGACTTTGACTATCTGCTGGTAAACAAAACTATCGAAAACTTTCATAACCGATATGATCTGGCTGGAAAGCCCTACTCAAGCATTCATAAAGGATTTCAACGAACAAAATTTTTTAGTGCACTCAAAAGTGTGGTGGATTCGGGTACACTACAGAAAGTAGAACTCTTTACCCGGCAGCAGCGTATGCATCGCTGGTTTAGTATTACCGCTGTCAGATTTGAAGATGGCGCTGTCGTGTCTTTTGAGGATATTACCGAGCGCAAGCAGGCTGAACAAAAACTAAGAGCACAATACGAACAACTCAGTGAAGCCGAGTCTATTGGACGCATTGGCAGCTTTCAGTACTACACGGCCCATGATAAGGTTATCTGGAGCCAGCAGATGTATGAGATTATGGGGGTGGATCAGGGAGAGGAAATGAATTTTGAGAAAGCGATCTCTTTTTACACAGAAGAAAGCCAGACACAATTGAAACAACTGTCTGCAAAGGCCCTGCAAACCAAACAGGGATTTGAAATGGAGGGTATATTGATCCGTGACAACGACCAGCAACTCAGGCATGTACTGATTCGGGCACAGGTCATGCATAGTCCATTATCTGGTGTCACTGGCCTAAGGGGAGTAGTACAGGATATTACTCAGCAAATACAGAAAGAGCAGGCACTAGCCGAGAGCCGGGATCTGTTGCAATCAGTATTTGATACCAATCTGATGAGTATGTCAGTAATGAAGGCTATTCGGGATGAAGGGGGAAACATCCTCGATTTCCGGATTCAAATGGCAAATAAAGAGCTTAAGCGGGAAACAGGCCGTACAGATCTGGAAGGTAGTTTATATGCACAGGCCTATCCGGGCATTAAACAAACCGGAATTTTTGACCTGATGCTTCGGGTAATGGAGACAGGCAAAGCCGAAGGCATGGAATACTACTATCCGTATGACGGATTTACTAAGTGGTTCTCGTGTATGTTTGTGAAACTAGAGGATGGTGTGGTGGCTACCAATCTGGATATAACCAAACGCAAGCAAGCCGAACAGCGACAGGCTTTTGTACTAAATTTGACTGATGCGTTAAGATCCTTAACAGATACGGCTCAGATTATGGCTACAGTTAGTGAATCTGTTGGATCTCATTTTAAGGTTAGCCGCTGCGGGTACGCCCAGCTTCCGCCACCTTATGACCATTTGGTAGTAGAGCGAGACTGGACCAAGGGTGTGATGCAAAATTTGCAGGGAATAGATCCTCTTTCCGGTTTCGGAGATCAGATCCTAAGAGAGTGCCGTAGTGGGAAAACCATTGTGGTGGAAGATATCTTGGAAGATCTTCGGACTAAGGAAAAGGAAGAAGGAATTAAAGCTCTGGGGAATATTCGCTCCACCCTATCGGTCCAACTGATGAAAAAAGGAATTTGGGTGGCTTCATTCTATATTCAGGATATGGTCAAACGTATCTGGAGACAAGACGAAGTGGACTTGATGGAAGAAATTGCTGAGCTTACCTGGGCAGCCGTAGAAAGAGCAAAAGCAGAAGAAGCATTGCGAGAGTCGCAAAAACGCTTCCAATCGATTGCCAACCTGGTGCCCGACCTGCTTTGGGATAGCGAACCGGATGGCTCAACCAACTGGTATAACCAGCGTTGGCTGGAATATACCGGACAGAGTCTCGAACAGGCTATCGGCTGGGGCTGGACAGATGCCATTCACCCTGACGACAAAGAAGGTTCTGCACAGAGCTATGGTGAGGCAGTTGAAACTGGCAAGCCTTTGCAACAGGAGCACCGGATACGGCGCTACGACGGCGAGTATCGCTGGTTTGTTATCAGTGCGTTGCCACTCAAAGATGAGAACGGCCATGTGTTCAAAATGTACGGTGCCGCTACTGACATTCACGACCGAAAGCAAGCCGAAATTCAGTTTAAAAAACAGCTTACTATTTTGCAGCAATCCGAACAGGTAGCCTCAATAGGAAGCTGGGAATATGAATTAACAACTGAAGAATTTCAATGGTCAGAGGGTATGTATCGTTTGTTTAGCTTGCCACTCAATAGTCACATTAGGCCTGAAGTGTATCTGGACTATGTTAGTGAGCAAGACTATCCGATGGCAGAGAAAGTAGTGGAATACATCCGAAGTGGCAAAGGACCGTTTGAGGAAACATTGCATTTTGTGATCAATCAAAGGCTGGTAGCCCTTAAGGTCAAAGGTGTACTTATGTATGATATATGGGAAAAACCCATAAGGGTAGTAGGGGTGGATCTGGATCTATCAGAGATTAAACGGCTGGAAGAAGAAAACATTAGCATCCGGGTAGAGCAGCAAAATCAGCTACTGCTGGCTATTCTGGAAGCGCAGGAAGAAGAACGCCGGCGTATATCGGAGTCGTTGCACAATGGTGTAGGCCAGATCTTGTATGCAACACAACTGAACCTGAATCTACTTACCCACCTATTAGCACAACCTGAATACCAAAATAGCTCTATACAGGAAGCTCTGAAAAGTACCGAATCTATGTTAACCCAAGGCATAACTGAAACGCGCAGGGTATCGCATGAAATGGTGCCGGTTCTGTTAAAAGAGTATGGATTAAACTATGCGATTGCCGACATTTGCCGACGCTTTCAAAACAGTGGCATTGCTTTTACCTGTCACAGCATAGAAGAACGGTTAAAACCCTATCAGGAAACAGCTATCTTCCGGATTGTACAGGAACTTGTCAACAATATTGTCAGACATTCAAAGGCTACCCGTGCCCGTATCGAAGTAACCAAAGAACAAAACAATATCTATATCGAAGCTCAGGACGATGGCAAGGGAATGGCTGAAAGCCAGACATCTACTGGCATTGGTATGAAGTCGATCCGGGACAGGTTAGCCCTGCTCAGAGGAACGATAGAAATTGAGTCAACACCTGGTAAAGGGACGTTGATTATTATCTGTTTTCCTGTTCATTAA
- a CDS encoding cold shock domain-containing protein, whose product MARSSETFSKKENIAKKLRRKKEKAERKAERKTHSDKGKDMEAMFAYVDADGYLSSTPPDPKQKKVIKNEEISIGVSRQSTNPQDNIRTGKVTFYNETKGYGFIKDLQSQQSIFVHANGLSQPIRENDKVTFLIEKNEKGPSAIRVKLAS is encoded by the coding sequence ATGGCAAGATCCAGTGAAACATTCAGTAAAAAAGAGAACATAGCTAAAAAGCTAAGGAGAAAAAAAGAAAAAGCGGAAAGAAAGGCTGAGCGAAAAACACACTCCGACAAAGGGAAAGATATGGAGGCAATGTTTGCCTATGTAGATGCAGATGGCTACCTTTCTTCTACACCACCAGATCCCAAACAAAAAAAAGTGATCAAAAATGAAGAGATCAGCATTGGGGTAAGTCGTCAAAGTACTAATCCGCAAGACAATATCCGTACAGGCAAGGTTACTTTCTATAATGAAACCAAAGGGTATGGATTTATCAAAGATTTACAAAGTCAGCAAAGTATCTTTGTCCATGCTAATGGATTGTCACAACCCATCCGGGAAAATGACAAAGTTACCTTCCTGATTGAGAAAAATGAAAAAGGACCTAGCGCCATACGGGTAAAGCTGGCAAGTTAG
- a CDS encoding cold shock domain-containing protein, with translation MQQGTVKFFNEAKGFGFIKSNSSNEDIFVHVSGLIDQISENDQVTFEVEKGKKGLNAVNVQLV, from the coding sequence ATGCAACAAGGTACAGTAAAGTTTTTTAATGAAGCGAAAGGGTTCGGATTCATTAAATCCAACTCTTCAAACGAAGATATTTTTGTTCACGTTTCAGGCCTGATTGACCAAATCAGTGAAAATGATCAGGTAACTTTTGAAGTAGAAAAAGGTAAAAAAGGTCTGAATGCGGTTAATGTTCAGTTGGTTTAA
- a CDS encoding acyl-CoA dehydrogenase family protein, which translates to MDVAINHIEFDSFIKDFKLTLQQLFRGKESDAVSNRDLSAELVHTVLTENPLAVAIPEQFGGRGVITKECLSLLAAASYESLSLSLIFGINIALFLQPVTKYANEQVKEEIFDRFLQHQNMGGLMITEPAYGSDALNMKTRYTEREEGYHITGTKHWQGLTGLANYWLIACKKETQTGDLGRDIDFFICDTTQPKQHIRVKEYYDNLGLSLIPYGLNILDLQVPSNYRLQPQSTGIQMMLDILHRSRMQFPGMAMGFIQRMLDEATSHCTTRKVGAGSLLLMDQIQFQIGRIQSAYTLCSAMCVRSSRISGIDQDLASEGLEANSIKTVVTDLMQESAQVLVQLSGARGYRTSHIGGSGIIDSRAFQIFEGANEMLYSQIGESIIRMMKKQKQENLFDFLKDFPPTAIACLYFKKELSFQIHCTLSQRKQVELGKILARIICMGYVIDLGEDGFRKELAENCLCMVQQEVSALFCSFRFENKVKAVEEYSDESSWMNFV; encoded by the coding sequence ATGGACGTAGCAATCAACCACATTGAGTTTGATAGTTTTATAAAAGACTTCAAACTAACTTTACAACAGCTTTTTCGGGGAAAAGAAAGCGATGCTGTTTCCAATAGAGATCTATCGGCAGAGCTGGTGCATACTGTACTGACTGAAAATCCCCTGGCGGTTGCCATTCCAGAGCAATTTGGAGGAAGAGGTGTCATTACAAAAGAGTGTCTGTCACTTCTGGCTGCAGCTTCTTATGAATCGTTGTCTCTTTCGCTAATCTTCGGAATCAATATTGCCCTCTTTCTGCAGCCTGTTACAAAATATGCAAATGAGCAGGTTAAAGAGGAAATCTTTGATCGGTTTCTCCAGCACCAAAATATGGGAGGACTTATGATTACCGAACCTGCCTATGGCAGTGATGCCTTAAATATGAAAACCCGCTATACAGAGCGGGAGGAAGGATACCATATTACAGGAACCAAACATTGGCAGGGACTAACAGGCCTGGCCAACTATTGGCTGATTGCCTGCAAGAAAGAAACACAAACAGGTGATTTGGGCAGAGATATTGACTTTTTTATTTGTGATACTACTCAGCCCAAGCAGCATATCCGCGTAAAAGAATATTATGACAATCTGGGACTTTCTCTCATTCCATATGGCCTCAATATATTAGACCTACAAGTGCCTTCAAATTATAGGTTACAGCCTCAGTCTACAGGCATACAGATGATGCTGGACATTCTGCATCGCAGCCGGATGCAGTTTCCTGGTATGGCGATGGGATTTATACAACGGATGCTGGATGAAGCCACCAGCCATTGCACTACCCGCAAAGTAGGAGCAGGTAGCCTTCTCTTAATGGATCAGATTCAGTTTCAGATCGGGCGGATTCAATCGGCATATACATTATGTTCTGCTATGTGTGTACGAAGCAGCCGCATCAGTGGGATAGATCAGGATCTGGCATCCGAAGGCCTGGAAGCGAACAGTATCAAAACAGTAGTTACGGATTTGATGCAGGAGTCTGCTCAGGTGCTGGTTCAGCTTTCAGGGGCAAGGGGATATCGTACCAGTCATATTGGCGGAAGTGGCATTATTGACAGCCGTGCCTTTCAGATTTTTGAAGGAGCTAACGAGATGTTGTATTCACAGATCGGAGAAAGTATTATCCGAATGATGAAAAAGCAAAAACAAGAGAATTTATTTGACTTTCTGAAAGACTTCCCACCAACAGCTATTGCCTGTCTATATTTCAAAAAAGAATTAAGCTTTCAGATCCATTGTACCTTATCACAACGGAAACAGGTAGAGCTTGGCAAGATTCTGGCCAGAATTATCTGCATGGGATATGTAATTGATCTGGGTGAGGATGGATTCAGAAAAGAACTGGCAGAGAATTGCTTATGTATGGTACAACAGGAAGTATCGGCTTTGTTTTGCTCTTTTCGGTTTGAAAATAAAGTAAAAGCCGTTGAGGAATATTCAGATGAAAGTTCCTGGATGAATTTTGTGTAA
- a CDS encoding ketoacyl-ACP synthase III, with product MVLKLNAIISSIYTFYRCHTTLSFDKNSLTHSYTMTSAFSSTLSATGSYIPSIQIANNYFLSHTFFEKEGKSLQNENSRVINKFKEITGIGERRYAQPEQKASDLGYLAAADALNSSGIDKETLDYIIVAHNFGDITYQSNRSRMVPSLASQIKQQLAIINPDCVAYDIAFGCPGWLQALIQAHYYLQSGEARHCLVVGTETLSRVIDPHDRNSMLFGDGSGAVILSASPCNGSGIISHKTQTYAHEYAQLLQMDHSYNPDYTGQEDVFLKMNGRKLYEFAITHVPRVIETTLHKAGLHLSQIRKVLIHQANEKMDTAIVQRLFQLYEMPQPDHASLEDLMPMTIATLGNSSVATIPTLLDQIYKGHMEGQQFLPGDKVVMASVGAGMNINALVYQF from the coding sequence ATGGTACTCAAATTGAATGCCATCATCTCTTCTATATATACGTTTTACCGCTGCCATACAACGCTGAGTTTTGATAAAAACTCATTAACCCATTCTTATACCATGACTTCTGCTTTCTCATCTACTCTGTCAGCGACAGGTTCTTACATTCCCTCTATCCAGATTGCCAATAACTATTTTCTCAGCCATACCTTCTTTGAGAAAGAAGGCAAAAGTTTGCAGAACGAAAATAGCCGTGTTATCAATAAGTTTAAAGAAATCACAGGTATTGGTGAGCGCAGGTATGCTCAGCCAGAACAGAAAGCTTCGGATTTAGGTTATCTGGCAGCTGCAGATGCCCTTAATAGTTCGGGTATTGATAAAGAAACACTGGATTATATTATTGTTGCTCACAATTTTGGGGATATTACCTACCAAAGCAATCGCAGCCGGATGGTTCCCTCACTTGCCTCACAGATCAAGCAACAACTGGCAATTATCAACCCGGATTGTGTTGCTTATGATATAGCATTTGGATGTCCGGGATGGTTACAGGCCTTGATTCAGGCACATTATTACCTTCAATCGGGAGAGGCGCGCCACTGTCTGGTGGTTGGTACTGAGACGTTGTCTCGTGTAATCGATCCACACGACCGAAATTCGATGTTGTTTGGGGATGGAAGTGGAGCGGTTATCTTAAGTGCCTCTCCTTGTAATGGTTCAGGTATTATCAGCCATAAAACACAAACCTATGCTCATGAATATGCTCAACTCTTACAAATGGACCACTCCTATAATCCGGACTATACCGGACAGGAAGATGTTTTTCTAAAAATGAATGGACGTAAATTATACGAGTTTGCCATTACTCATGTGCCTAGGGTTATTGAAACCACCCTGCACAAAGCAGGACTCCATCTCTCACAGATCAGAAAAGTTTTGATCCACCAGGCCAATGAAAAAATGGATACCGCCATTGTGCAACGGTTGTTTCAACTCTATGAAATGCCTCAGCCAGACCATGCGTCTCTGGAAGATCTGATGCCTATGACCATTGCTACTTTGGGTAATTCATCTGTAGCCACTATACCTACTTTACTTGACCAGATCTATAAGGGACATATGGAAGGTCAGCAGTTTCTGCCTGGAGATAAAGTGGTTATGGCCTCTGTGGGGGCTGGTATGAATATCAATGCCCTGGTTTATCAGTTTTAA
- a CDS encoding cold shock domain-containing protein, with the protein MQEGTVKFFNETKGFGFIKSNSSNEDIFVHVSGLIDKIKEGDQVTFEVQKGKKGLNAINVQLA; encoded by the coding sequence ATGCAAGAAGGTACAGTAAAATTTTTTAATGAAACAAAAGGCTTTGGATTCATTAAATCCAACTCTTCCAATGAAGATATTTTTGTTCACGTTTCAGGCCTGATTGATAAAATCAAAGAGGGCGACCAGGTAACTTTTGAAGTACAAAAAGGTAAAAAAGGTTTAAATGCTATTAATGTTCAGTTAGCCTAA
- a CDS encoding PAS domain-containing sensor histidine kinase has translation MKSHNSSIGNALYQLAEQNDLVVFIFEPATQQFLYLSPAFEQIFDRTPEGLSYTDLLPFIDADDQSYLKEAYQKLLSGEDNPTGDANKYLEFQIMLSDETAKWIQVKPVLITDEHNRTLIGGTAEDVTARRHYAELETRHANKKNAILQILSHDLAGPLATIQSLSSLIATAIQPYKNEDISRLIDLITQTSKRSIKIIRDFMEQEFLESAEVDLVKTRVNLVEIVGQMLEEMQRSEQYMQKTFHFNHSDPTIYAVIDEVKFVQIINNLLSNAIKFTHDDGVITVSIDDNEQTDTILLTFKDNGIGIPEKYHASLFDKFTKARRPGLRKEVTVGLGMSIIKTIVEWHQGKIWFESKENTGTTFFVEIPRYGASHK, from the coding sequence ATGAAGTCTCATAATTCCTCAATAGGCAATGCGCTGTATCAGCTTGCAGAGCAGAATGATCTGGTGGTTTTCATTTTTGAACCAGCCACACAGCAATTCCTTTACCTAAGCCCCGCATTTGAGCAGATTTTTGACCGGACTCCTGAAGGCCTTTCGTATACAGATCTACTTCCTTTTATTGATGCTGATGACCAATCATATCTGAAAGAGGCCTATCAAAAGTTACTTTCAGGAGAAGATAATCCAACAGGTGATGCGAATAAGTATCTTGAGTTCCAGATTATGCTATCTGATGAAACGGCCAAATGGATACAGGTAAAACCTGTGTTGATTACCGATGAGCACAATAGAACCCTGATCGGAGGAACTGCTGAAGATGTTACCGCCAGGCGACACTATGCAGAGCTGGAAACCCGACATGCCAATAAGAAGAATGCCATTCTGCAAATCCTTTCGCATGATCTGGCAGGTCCACTGGCTACCATTCAGTCGCTCTCTTCGCTTATAGCCACGGCTATTCAACCGTATAAGAATGAAGACATTAGCAGGTTAATCGACCTGATTACCCAGACTAGTAAACGTAGTATTAAGATAATCCGGGATTTTATGGAGCAGGAATTTCTGGAATCAGCAGAGGTGGATCTGGTGAAGACCCGAGTGAATCTGGTGGAAATTGTGGGACAGATGCTGGAAGAAATGCAGCGATCTGAGCAATACATGCAGAAAACGTTTCATTTTAACCATTCTGACCCGACTATTTATGCAGTGATTGACGAAGTGAAGTTTGTGCAGATTATTAATAACCTACTTTCCAATGCCATCAAGTTTACCCATGATGATGGGGTCATTACGGTCTCTATCGACGATAACGAACAAACCGATACTATCCTGCTCACATTCAAAGACAATGGAATTGGCATTCCTGAAAAGTATCATGCTTCATTGTTTGATAAGTTTACCAAAGCACGCCGACCTGGCTTGCGAAAGGAAGTAACGGTTGGGCTGGGTATGTCTATTATCAAAACCATTGTGGAGTGGCATCAGGGAAAAATCTGGTTTGAAAGTAAGGAGAATACAGGAACTACGTTTTTTGTGGAAATTCCACGCTATGGAGCCTCTCACAAATAG
- a CDS encoding alpha/beta hydrolase: protein MTTVHQFSSLSQARSRDSTSRKEFIEVEKNVKLHITDLGEGKPVVLIHGWPLSDAMYEYQYAELIQKGYRVIGITLRGFGKSDKPYGQYNFDIFADDIKVTLEELGIQDAVLGGFSMGGAIATRYMVRHNGEHIRKLALFGAATPKWTSGENYPFGFTQEEVNAMIEQSQTNRAALYTTFGSIFAATETSLPAGLDRWLVTIQWEASPYAVTQCLIALRDGDQRAELSAIKVPVAIFHGVQDKIVPFSIGEQAQQLFENAYLVRFENSGHGLFVEEREKFNQELITFLETR, encoded by the coding sequence ATGACAACCGTTCATCAATTTTCCTCTCTTTCTCAGGCCAGATCAAGAGATTCCACTAGTCGTAAAGAATTTATAGAAGTAGAAAAGAATGTAAAACTCCACATCACCGATTTAGGCGAAGGCAAACCTGTTGTACTGATTCATGGCTGGCCTTTAAGTGATGCTATGTATGAATATCAATATGCCGAGTTAATCCAGAAAGGATACCGGGTAATTGGGATTACATTACGTGGATTCGGCAAATCAGATAAACCATATGGGCAGTATAACTTTGACATTTTTGCAGATGATATCAAAGTAACTTTGGAAGAACTGGGCATTCAGGACGCTGTATTGGGAGGTTTCTCTATGGGAGGCGCGATTGCTACCCGCTATATGGTACGGCACAACGGTGAACACATCCGCAAGCTTGCGCTATTTGGGGCAGCAACTCCGAAATGGACAAGCGGAGAGAACTATCCCTTTGGTTTTACTCAGGAAGAGGTAAATGCAATGATTGAACAAAGCCAGACAAACCGAGCCGCTTTATATACTACGTTTGGCAGTATTTTCGCAGCCACTGAAACCTCTTTGCCTGCCGGATTGGACAGGTGGCTGGTTACCATTCAATGGGAAGCCTCCCCATATGCAGTAACTCAGTGCTTGATTGCACTCAGGGATGGGGATCAGCGTGCTGAGCTATCAGCTATCAAAGTACCTGTTGCTATTTTTCACGGGGTACAGGATAAGATTGTACCTTTTTCCATTGGAGAACAAGCTCAACAACTCTTTGAAAACGCATACTTAGTCCGGTTTGAAAACAGTGGACATGGATTGTTTGTCGAAGAACGGGAGAAATTCAACCAGGAGCTAATTACATTCCTGGAAACCCGGTAG